One window from the genome of Carassius auratus strain Wakin unplaced genomic scaffold, ASM336829v1 scaf_tig00000611, whole genome shotgun sequence encodes:
- the LOC113069054 gene encoding uncharacterized protein LOC113069054: MKCTWESDVYVPDLGFYYSSDQNKTVVKCNQMKTGECVIHDTILKDMTEMFYLFNGTVNGQPVNNTFMTKGPTTFVKLDKPQLTIQKVGHDLHFQTHGSLLEFKPHCYKYNFTFSKCNEEKQVIQSNETLTVEHDSNCKYRARVQIIFSDKCGDGKSDLSDEVEYGEDRYPNLPVLLAFIIIPLIVSCCLIFSLVLLRRHKDIIFPKIPEPTLIFKDMLINNIRMAEDLRSTADGRLYIPFEEIVESRISLEPETPLIPTATDMAFKKV; the protein is encoded by the exons ATGAAGTGCACTTGGGAATCTGATGTTTATGTCCCAGACCTTGGTTTTTATTACTC GTCAGATCAGAATAAAACGGTAGTTAAGTGCAATCAGATGAAGACCGGAGAATGCGTCATACACGATACAATTCTCAAGGACATGACAGAAATGTTCTACCTGTTCAATGGCACTGTTAATGGTCAACCTGTAAACAACACATTCATGACTAAAGGTCCAACAACTTTCG TGAAACTAGACAAACCTCAGCTTACAATCCAGAAAGTTGGACATGACCTCCATTTTCAAACACATGGATCACTTTTAGAGTTTAAACCTCACTGCTACAAATACAACTTCACATTCAGCAAATGCAATGAG GAAAAACAAGTCATACAATCTAATGAAACACTTACAGTGGAACATGACTCAAACTGCAAGTACAGAGCCAGAGTGCAGATCATCTTCTCAGACAAATGTGGTGATGGGAAGAGTGACCTGAGTGACGAGGTGGAATATG GAGAGGACCGATATCCAAATTTGCCTGTATTGCTGGCTTTCATTATTATCCCGCTCATAGTTTCCTGTTGCCTGATATTTTCTCTTGTGCTGCTCAGAAG ACATAAAGACATCATATTCCCGAAAATCCCAGAGCCAACGCTTATCTTTAAGGACATGCTTATCAACAACATCAGAATGGCCGAGGATCTACGG AGTACTGCAGATGGCAGACTGTATATCCCTTTTGAAGAAATCGTAGAAAGCAGGATAAGTCTCGAACCTGAGACACCACTTATACCAACCGCCACAGATATGGCATTCAAGAAGGTATAA